Proteins from a single region of Nocardioides anomalus:
- the purB gene encoding adenylosuccinate lyase, which translates to MPVPNVLATRYASAELAQTWSPEHKIVLERRLWIAVLKAQRDLGVEVPDGAVEAYEDVVDKVDLDSIAARERVTRHDVKARIEEFSALAGHEQIHKGMTSRDLTENVEQLQVRQSLALLRDRAVAALARLGRLAAEHEGLVMAGRSHNVAAQATTLGKRFATVADELLVGLQRVEELLARYPLRGIKGPMGTSQDMLDLLDGDAARLEELERRVAHHLGFEQVLTSVGQVYPRSLDFDVVSALVQLVSAPSNLATTIRLMAGQELVTEGFAEGQVGSSAMPHKMNTRSCERVNGLAVVLRGHLSMVSELAGDQWNEGDVSDSVVRRVALPDAFFAADGLFETFLTVLDEFGAFPAVVQRELDRYLPFLATTKVLMAAVRNGVGREAAHEAIKEAAVDTALELRRGQAENDVFDRLAADPRLGLTADQLATLVAEPITFTGAAVAQTQEVVRRIAEVTARHPEAAAYAPGAIL; encoded by the coding sequence GTGCCCGTCCCCAACGTCCTCGCGACGCGCTACGCCAGCGCGGAGCTGGCGCAGACCTGGTCGCCCGAGCACAAGATCGTCCTCGAGCGGCGGCTGTGGATCGCGGTGCTCAAGGCCCAGCGCGACCTCGGGGTCGAGGTTCCCGACGGCGCGGTGGAGGCCTACGAGGACGTCGTCGACAAGGTCGACCTCGACTCCATCGCGGCGCGGGAGCGGGTGACCCGCCACGACGTCAAGGCGCGCATCGAGGAGTTCAGCGCCCTGGCCGGCCACGAGCAGATCCACAAGGGCATGACCAGCCGCGACCTCACCGAGAACGTCGAGCAGCTGCAGGTCCGCCAGTCCCTCGCGCTGCTGCGCGACCGGGCGGTGGCGGCGTTGGCGCGACTGGGCCGGCTCGCCGCCGAGCACGAGGGCCTGGTCATGGCCGGTCGCAGCCACAACGTCGCGGCGCAGGCCACGACGCTCGGCAAGCGGTTCGCCACCGTGGCTGACGAGCTGCTGGTCGGGCTGCAGCGGGTCGAGGAGCTGCTGGCCCGCTACCCGCTGCGCGGCATCAAGGGGCCGATGGGCACCAGCCAGGACATGCTCGACCTGCTCGACGGCGACGCCGCGCGGCTGGAGGAGCTCGAGCGCCGGGTGGCGCACCACCTCGGCTTCGAGCAGGTCCTGACCAGCGTCGGCCAGGTCTACCCGCGCTCGCTGGACTTCGACGTGGTCTCCGCGCTGGTCCAGCTGGTCAGCGCGCCGTCCAACCTGGCCACCACGATCCGGCTGATGGCCGGCCAGGAGCTGGTCACCGAGGGCTTCGCCGAGGGCCAGGTCGGCTCGAGCGCGATGCCGCACAAGATGAACACCCGCTCCTGCGAGCGCGTCAACGGCCTCGCCGTCGTGCTCCGCGGACACCTGTCCATGGTCAGCGAGCTGGCCGGCGACCAGTGGAACGAGGGCGACGTCTCCGACTCGGTCGTGCGCCGGGTGGCGCTGCCGGACGCGTTCTTCGCCGCCGACGGGCTCTTCGAGACCTTTCTGACCGTGCTGGACGAGTTCGGCGCCTTCCCGGCCGTGGTGCAGCGCGAGCTGGACCGCTACCTGCCGTTCCTGGCCACCACCAAGGTGCTGATGGCCGCGGTCCGCAACGGCGTGGGCCGCGAGGCCGCGCACGAGGCGATCAAGGAGGCCGCCGTCGACACCGCCCTCGAGCTGCGCCGCGGCCAGGCCGAGAACGACGTCTTCGACCGCCTCGCCGCCGACCCGCGCCTCGGGCTGACGGCCGACCAGCTGGCCACGCTCGTGGCCGAGCCGATCACCTTCACCGGTGCCGCGGTGGCCCAGACCCAGGAGGTCGTGCGCCGCATCGCGGAGGTCACCGCCCGCCACCCCGAGGCCGCGGCGTACGCCCCCGGCGCGATCCTCTAG
- a CDS encoding matrixin family metalloprotease, with the protein MARPVRLLVVPVVPVVPVVLALLALATPADARPAPYSERPGRSGDHTFLFQDPVAWPSCGALTYRVNPSKAPRAWKPLVRTAVRKAHQATGLRFRYLGTTTAKPTHGGTNPDGTDLVVAFLVPGQTDMLGGPGVAGEGGAATDGSRLFDGKIVLNGAVLARMADGFGQGPRYGIQGTRGQVVMHELGHALGLGHARERTQVMYPTATRKPADWGAGDWAGLRRLGQGGCDQPAAGRPRAHALP; encoded by the coding sequence ATGGCGCGTCCCGTGCGGCTCCTCGTGGTCCCCGTGGTCCCCGTGGTCCCCGTGGTGCTCGCGCTCCTCGCGCTCGCGACTCCCGCCGACGCCCGCCCCGCGCCGTACTCCGAGCGCCCGGGCCGGTCGGGCGACCACACGTTCCTGTTCCAGGACCCCGTCGCCTGGCCGAGCTGCGGCGCGCTGACCTACCGCGTGAACCCCAGCAAGGCGCCGCGCGCGTGGAAGCCGCTGGTCCGCACCGCGGTCCGCAAGGCCCACCAGGCGACCGGCCTGCGCTTCCGTTACCTCGGGACGACCACCGCCAAGCCGACCCACGGCGGCACCAACCCCGACGGCACCGACCTCGTGGTCGCCTTCCTCGTCCCCGGCCAGACCGACATGCTCGGCGGGCCCGGTGTGGCCGGCGAGGGCGGCGCGGCCACGGACGGCAGCCGGCTGTTCGACGGCAAGATCGTGCTCAACGGCGCCGTGCTCGCGCGGATGGCGGACGGCTTCGGCCAGGGCCCGCGCTACGGCATCCAGGGCACCCGCGGCCAGGTGGTCATGCACGAGCTCGGCCACGCGCTCGGGCTCGGGCACGCGCGGGAGCGGACGCAGGTCATGTACCCCACCGCCACCCGCAAGCCGGCCGACTGGGGTGCCGGTGACTGGGCCGGGCTGAGACGGCTCGGCCAGGGCGGCTGCGACCAGCCGGCCGCCGGACGACCCCGCGCCCACGCGCTGCCCTAG
- a CDS encoding DUF402 domain-containing protein — translation MSDEVVSDSGGTMRRLSGPPRPVAPDLAALPPLPSTDGLRPAGPAPHLEAGAVVTWHYRGFVDVLRVVRDDERGLVAWLPAGSERLAATPRDGRGLRERSLAERAALLVAGDYDVTVTQWRGDGVLRVAPTGRPWSVWFFGDGEYVNLEVPHQRPVDGAARTHSRDLTLDLWVADGETWLKDEDELAAGVDAGWYSPTQGALIRDLADLARAELVAPTAWPLDEGWSGWRPPPEWDEPLRLPEALRA, via the coding sequence GTGAGCGACGAGGTCGTCTCCGACAGCGGCGGGACGATGCGGCGGCTCAGCGGACCGCCGCGGCCGGTGGCGCCGGACCTCGCCGCCCTGCCGCCGCTGCCCTCGACCGACGGCCTGCGCCCGGCCGGCCCCGCGCCGCACCTCGAGGCGGGCGCCGTCGTCACGTGGCACTACCGGGGCTTCGTGGACGTGCTGCGGGTTGTCCGCGACGACGAGCGCGGACTGGTCGCCTGGCTCCCCGCCGGCTCCGAGCGCCTGGCGGCCACGCCGCGGGACGGCCGAGGGCTGCGTGAGCGCAGCCTGGCCGAGCGGGCGGCTCTGCTCGTCGCCGGCGACTACGACGTGACGGTCACGCAGTGGCGGGGTGACGGCGTCTTGCGCGTCGCGCCCACCGGTCGGCCGTGGTCGGTGTGGTTCTTCGGCGACGGCGAGTACGTCAACCTCGAGGTGCCGCACCAGCGACCCGTGGACGGCGCGGCCCGGACCCACAGCCGCGACCTCACCCTCGACCTGTGGGTCGCCGACGGGGAGACCTGGCTCAAGGACGAGGACGAGCTGGCGGCCGGGGTCGACGCCGGTTGGTACTCCCCGACCCAGGGCGCGCTGATCCGCGACCTCGCCGACCTCGCCCGCGCCGAGCTGGTCGCACCGACGGCCTGGCCGCTCGACGAAGGGTGGTCGGGGTGGCGCCCGCCGCCGGAGTGGGACGAGCCCCTGCGGCTGCCGGAGGCGCTGCGAGCCTAG
- the purD gene encoding phosphoribosylamine--glycine ligase, with protein sequence MRVLVVGTGGREHALALGLARDPSVTEVHSAPGNPGTAEVGPVHAVDPLDGRAVAELATSLGAGLVVVGPEAPLVAGVADEVRVAGIPVFGPSGLAARLEGSKAFAKDVMTDAGVPTARALVCASPEEVSAALDDLGAPYVVKDDGLAAGKGVVVTEDRAAALAHGIACTADGGRVVVEEYLDGPEVSLFAITDGTTVLPLQPAQDFKRIGDGDEGPNTGGMGAYTPLPWAPAGLVDEVRATVLQPTIDELARRGTPFSGLLYAGLALTSGGVRVVEFNVRWGDPETQALLALLESPLAELLLASATGTLADVAPPRFAAGAAVAVVMASGGYPESSSSGDVIAGVADAAALPGVTVVHAGTALRDGELVTAGGRVLAVVGTGPDVAAARATAYSGVERITFDGAQHRTDIALTASS encoded by the coding sequence ATGCGCGTCCTCGTCGTCGGCACCGGTGGCCGCGAGCACGCGCTGGCCCTCGGGCTGGCCCGCGACCCGTCGGTCACCGAGGTCCACTCCGCCCCTGGCAACCCGGGCACGGCCGAGGTCGGCCCGGTCCACGCCGTCGACCCGCTGGACGGGCGCGCGGTGGCCGAGCTGGCCACCTCCCTCGGCGCCGGCCTGGTGGTCGTCGGCCCGGAGGCGCCGCTGGTCGCCGGCGTCGCCGACGAGGTCCGGGTCGCCGGGATCCCGGTCTTCGGGCCCTCCGGCCTCGCGGCCCGGCTCGAGGGCTCCAAGGCCTTCGCCAAGGACGTGATGACGGACGCCGGCGTACCGACCGCCCGGGCGCTGGTCTGCGCGAGCCCCGAGGAGGTCTCGGCCGCGCTGGACGACCTCGGCGCGCCGTACGTCGTGAAGGACGACGGCCTGGCCGCCGGCAAGGGCGTGGTGGTGACCGAGGACCGCGCGGCCGCGCTCGCACACGGCATCGCCTGCACCGCCGACGGCGGTCGTGTGGTGGTCGAGGAGTACCTCGACGGTCCCGAGGTCTCGCTGTTCGCGATCACCGACGGCACCACGGTCCTCCCCCTCCAGCCCGCGCAGGACTTCAAGCGCATCGGCGACGGCGACGAAGGCCCGAACACCGGCGGCATGGGCGCCTACACCCCGCTGCCCTGGGCGCCGGCCGGCCTGGTCGACGAGGTGCGCGCCACCGTCCTCCAGCCCACCATCGACGAGCTGGCCCGCCGCGGGACGCCGTTCTCCGGCCTGCTGTACGCCGGTCTCGCGCTCACCTCGGGCGGCGTGCGTGTGGTGGAGTTCAACGTCCGCTGGGGCGACCCCGAGACCCAGGCCCTGCTGGCCCTGCTCGAGTCCCCCCTGGCCGAGCTCCTGCTGGCCTCGGCCACCGGCACCCTCGCCGACGTCGCGCCGCCGCGCTTCGCCGCGGGCGCCGCCGTCGCCGTCGTGATGGCCTCGGGCGGCTACCCCGAGTCCTCGTCCTCCGGCGACGTCATCGCCGGTGTGGCCGACGCCGCCGCGCTCCCGGGCGTGACCGTCGTGCACGCCGGCACCGCCCTGCGCGACGGTGAGCTGGTCACCGCCGGCGGGCGCGTGCTCGCGGTCGTCGGCACCGGTCCCGACGTCGCGGCCGCCCGCGCCACGGCGTACTCCGGCGTCGAGCGGATCACCTTCGACGGCGCGCAGCACCGCACGGACATCGCGCTGACCGCCTCGTCGTGA
- a CDS encoding adenylosuccinate synthase, translating into MPAIAIIGAQWGDEGKGKATDVLGSRVDYVVKFNGGNNAGHTVVIGDQKYALHLLPSGILTPGVVPVIGNGVVVDLAVLFEEIEGLEKRGVDTSLLKLSANAHVIASYNRTLDKVTERFLGSRRLGTTGRGIGPTYADKMNRIGIRVQDLFDDTILRAKVEGVLDLKGQVLTKIYNRRAPGVDEIVEELAAYAERVAPYVCDSGLLLNQALDRGETVLLEAGQATLLDVDHGTYPFVTSSSATAGGACTGSGIPPTRLDRVIGIVKAYTTRVGEGPFPTELDDEFGEHLRKTGQEYGTTTGRPRRCGWYDTVIARYAARVNGVTDFTLTKLDVLTGLEQVPVCVAYDVDGVRHDEMPVNQSDFHHAVPIYEYLPGWWEDISEARTLEDLPANARAYVTRVEELSGARISAIGVGPERDATIVVHDLV; encoded by the coding sequence GTGCCAGCGATCGCGATCATCGGAGCCCAGTGGGGTGACGAGGGCAAGGGCAAGGCGACCGACGTCCTCGGGAGCCGCGTCGACTACGTGGTGAAGTTCAACGGCGGCAACAACGCCGGCCACACGGTGGTGATCGGCGACCAGAAGTACGCCCTGCACCTGCTGCCCAGCGGGATCCTCACCCCGGGGGTCGTCCCGGTCATCGGCAACGGCGTGGTCGTGGACCTCGCGGTGCTGTTCGAGGAGATCGAGGGCCTGGAGAAGCGCGGCGTCGACACCTCGCTGCTCAAGCTCTCGGCCAACGCCCACGTCATCGCCTCCTACAACCGGACGCTCGACAAGGTGACCGAGCGCTTCCTGGGCTCCCGGCGGCTCGGCACGACCGGGCGCGGCATCGGCCCGACGTACGCCGACAAGATGAACCGCATCGGCATCCGCGTCCAGGACCTCTTCGACGACACCATCCTGCGGGCCAAGGTCGAGGGCGTGCTCGACCTCAAGGGGCAGGTCCTCACCAAGATCTACAACCGCCGCGCGCCCGGCGTGGACGAGATCGTCGAGGAGCTCGCGGCGTACGCCGAGCGCGTGGCGCCGTACGTCTGCGACAGCGGGCTGCTGCTCAACCAGGCGCTGGACCGCGGCGAGACCGTGCTGCTCGAGGCCGGCCAGGCCACGCTGCTGGACGTCGACCACGGCACCTACCCGTTCGTGACCTCGTCCTCGGCCACTGCCGGCGGTGCGTGCACCGGCTCCGGCATCCCGCCGACCCGGCTGGATCGCGTCATCGGCATCGTCAAGGCCTACACCACCCGCGTCGGCGAGGGGCCGTTCCCGACCGAGCTGGACGACGAGTTCGGCGAGCACCTGCGCAAGACCGGTCAGGAGTACGGCACCACCACCGGCCGGCCCCGCCGCTGCGGCTGGTACGACACCGTCATCGCCCGCTACGCCGCCCGCGTCAACGGCGTCACCGACTTCACGCTGACCAAGCTCGACGTGCTCACCGGCCTCGAGCAGGTCCCGGTCTGCGTGGCCTACGACGTCGACGGCGTGCGCCACGACGAGATGCCGGTCAACCAGTCCGACTTCCACCACGCGGTGCCGATCTACGAGTACCTCCCCGGCTGGTGGGAGGACATCAGCGAGGCCCGCACGCTCGAGGACCTCCCGGCCAACGCCCGCGCCTACGTCACCCGCGTCGAGGAGCTCTCCGGCGCCCGCATCTCCGCCATCGGCGTCGGCCCCGAGCGCGACGCCACGATCGTCGTGCACGACCTCGTCTGA
- a CDS encoding diacylglycerol/lipid kinase family protein, producing MDPLLVISNSDAGTADEESLAAALKVLRAHCSVEVQATSDPGELDSALHRAGSRRIVVAGGDGSMHAVVAALHKRHDLEGAVLGLLPLGTGNDFARANEIPLDIEEAAQVICDGHPRPMDLLVDEVGEIVVNNVHVGAGAVASKRGAKWKTRLHAVGVGKVNLGKLGYPIGALSAWVKPPFIRVRVEVDGEVVTDLDHPILMMAVGNGPKVGGGTELVPYADPGDGKIDVMVSYAIGPLARFGYGAKLVVGRHPERDDVIYLRGTSVTVSGEEFWVSADGEIYGPERHRSWRLQRAAYSLVVPASQPG from the coding sequence ATGGATCCCCTCCTCGTGATCAGCAACAGCGACGCCGGGACAGCGGACGAGGAGTCCCTGGCCGCCGCGCTCAAGGTGCTGCGCGCCCACTGCTCGGTGGAGGTGCAGGCCACCTCGGACCCCGGCGAGCTCGACTCCGCACTGCACCGCGCCGGCAGCCGCCGGATCGTGGTCGCGGGCGGCGACGGCAGCATGCACGCGGTCGTGGCGGCCCTGCACAAGCGCCACGACCTCGAGGGCGCCGTCCTGGGCCTGCTGCCGCTCGGCACCGGCAACGACTTCGCCCGGGCCAACGAGATCCCGCTCGACATCGAGGAGGCCGCGCAGGTCATCTGCGATGGCCACCCCCGACCGATGGACCTCCTCGTCGACGAGGTCGGCGAGATCGTGGTCAACAACGTGCACGTCGGCGCCGGCGCGGTGGCCAGCAAGCGCGGCGCCAAGTGGAAGACCCGCCTGCACGCCGTCGGCGTGGGCAAGGTCAACCTCGGCAAGCTCGGCTACCCGATCGGCGCGCTGTCGGCCTGGGTCAAGCCGCCCTTCATCCGGGTGCGCGTCGAGGTCGACGGCGAGGTCGTCACCGACCTCGACCACCCGATCCTGATGATGGCCGTCGGCAACGGCCCCAAGGTCGGGGGCGGCACCGAGCTCGTGCCGTACGCCGACCCGGGCGACGGCAAGATCGACGTGATGGTTTCCTACGCGATCGGCCCGCTGGCCCGGTTCGGCTACGGCGCCAAGCTGGTCGTCGGTCGCCACCCCGAGCGCGACGACGTGATCTACCTGCGCGGCACCAGCGTGACGGTCTCGGGCGAGGAGTTCTGGGTCAGCGCCGACGGCGAGATCTACGGCCCCGAGCGGCACCGCTCCTGGCGGCTGCAGCGCGCGGCGTACTCCCTGGTCGTGCCGGCCTCCCAGCCCGGCTGA